In the genome of Hydractinia symbiolongicarpus strain clone_291-10 chromosome 5, HSymV2.1, whole genome shotgun sequence, one region contains:
- the LOC130646225 gene encoding uncharacterized protein LOC130646225 isoform X1: MKRSGLPSKKMLLFAFVELIIFIDKGLSFDSSLYEYSINSWSGSTWDEAEKKCTEKGMHLATVSNQAELNHIHSLIRDWYKENAHWIGLNDKQKEGDWRWEDGSSSNFTKWRSGEPNGQTRENCVAIVNKEFLDMPCSASYVHSVCKKTLPCGLCKENGGGCNANKTCECPSSKSGRYCEKDKNECAYNNGGCEHHCLNNKGSYSCSCKPGYKLDANARSCTDVDECAGSHGCESHCVNTIGSYQCSCNENEILWEDGKTCHTSFDSSWYEYSINSRSGSTWDEAEKKCTEKGMHLATVSNQAELNHIHSLIRDWYKENAHWIGLNDKQREGDWRWEDGSSSNFTKWRSGEPNGQTRENCVAIVNKEFLDMPCSASYVHSVCKKTIAPCGLCVKNGGSCAGRRCICPAGMTGKSCEKDKNECTNENGGCEQDCFNTFGSYSCGCRVGYKLDVDAKSCNDVDECAGSNGCKSRCVNTAGSYFCACEEGETLGRDGRTCHDANQICEMEDRGCEFKCNNDGKGSYFCSCDKGFGLTSDHKTCKEVYDPDRFVYSSITIHWVKGWSNARKQCFSRGGDLISITSSEEQEYLNNVVLNKLLTDYAVWIGLNDRHRNGDWVWSDGSVVNYTNWVSSRKDADSGKHCGVQVNEAWRPMLCGSDKVYSYVCKRKNHCYKHCKNNAKCQQSNTEAVCICTNGYTGPTCNEDLNECELIEGLCQYRCVNTKGSYKCVCPNSAVLGQDGRACKDKNDVCGVTIHGCGQLCENDGKGGFTCSCRNGYLLDFDNKTCTDINECEVNNGGCGEAQCVNSPGHHFCQCKVDYDYINGHPTCAEYSPNNQRYYVSSKVATFQKARSLCTSLGGYITTISGEGELQHITKRLDKSKIYWIGLKYLNEKRMWEHGSFNFSLVNFTGISGEKCVGLIREPEFPIARWKIENCATKFNFVCKLPREQPVVPQHYKYQKIGNKFNWFDANKACISAGGSLVTIRNMIEQTHIESLIDDNDNYWIGLSNTTPKKSLAWIDGHLSIRYKNYLHQDLDFSKTQCAAISKLNQWKWEFTSCDEEKKPLCRIPYFQFSSSKYFLSDIPMDQLHSRYYCSSLGGSLTSVTNSVEQIFLNTKLTVGRSYWNGLQKTDGHQSWQWSDNSQFNYQYWLGDSHNDRCVIMTTESQGKWQDTSCDDFHYAICKVKYHMIDGYKYIIPNNFVDWKTAERRCAYLQGHLASIPTSDVQKRLEQIISNDRYWLGYHRNSRVWTWSDQSFSQYRHSTPGTGDCMSMSTSTSGWWKPTDCTEKMNYICKVKDYPFNNFHYKVVDTPRTWDNARQSCWEENGELVSIASQYEEKLIRDMTDKNQYWIGLNDHVQTDKFVWTDGEPVTYWNLPATKRGLGEHCVQITKNVDSLQNVKSDWTTAPCHFLKKYVCKIPRYQTRRFFYQLSDRAVSKERAVDLCDVYNGKLLSMRKSYDKDCLNIGRDEDKGEWVERACQSNMQFACRRSKFSADNSSYVIPDMKLSWPEARTYCLRFGGTLSDVLYKEEAVHVANQIKPDTSYWIGLHDIITENHYTWTSGAHFVYSRLGKDDNNARTKNCFYVIKPSKHESVWYSSKCTEKKKFICKTPVSFAQQNYHYIISTSSKSAELARKDCIRRGADLTSVFNKLENKHIASLLSPDKEYWIGLTDLTEEGRYAWYDGTLTKYRNWAANEPVGRSSSNCVTIQGSGQWKNIPCNYQRRYICRAPSFISDFRLEGGEFKARRYHAWVNGGTWSGTNDLNTYQGGKTACESNGGFLASVRDQDELDWFKSHIWVMNSYNFYLGKNPTSRSTWDDGFLMQYFKWSSGQPDQSNGRLCLTISRKYDMKYTTCSVHQGYLCKKANLCFLKPCKNLGTCTYKNGGREFQCTCKPGFSGTFCEYGSTALNNFKAKFQELFKHVVDKNTDSISQHVDILRDAGTDDECESQSYSELFCKIKQAKDIISNHLSLLINAAKNDWSTEKAMQRRSTLIVWFVAHQVNVGNANLQDITKDVLGLVYKYVTQNDIINLGKLANLLPGTQIELIKAPISITTASPFDGDINAVFKNAFASVTDFLAVLQRGDSKNKVIISQYNLKEKLKLAKLDAINGQVKVSALQIKRELSKFKNDLKDFIYNNNAARFAAVGRYFNELADFDREKNSADIGFIRNRLNNFKSDMRTTSSEINRRLVAMVKGALAATGLELIEKTALLIAEMIAAANPFKLDKVNDNVDAANKVAQAVTNVIRADKVRRALSNVAKRASWINSRYATNNLNIVKVERLVAHLDKHFEIASVTTETEKTLTVSVENFLKLYEGYSPAIRRDEIESFGVDLETLVEECCDVMFAGEGILSAIPEIVFATRADCLKTQAYVSRLISLNTELYDYQFDLLESLSQAVRSYIASLHSKKLSQKFEKAKARKPFSAIEDASFKEMAVGLVLTSRLYFLQIIFQFCDYREYLNAGIRPEECSRVVENLSDNEINTLISLEPKTCERQRKVSAIIPTSATPLYSFSHIPLDDLYEGKKIKFQIPNVDWLIRYGWVFPHDAEKKAYYLREFKLMLPDITSQRRDIKITTQWSEPVQLFPKNDGTSYLIPPGSLRFEYQENTNCDFNEQFYNPYDLCGDPSLQLCQISHPNKLIVYPSVFSPFIISAGIFGKHIKKPKFASKFNLKVDITLCEISRDIGDATSGMQRMFVAPPQCCVKTRCNETIPNRYWNEDLVHPACSSCPEGYHASKTGFVCFV, encoded by the exons ATGAAGCGGAGTGGTCTTCCgagtaaaaaaatgttattattcgCGTTTGTCGAGTTGATTATTTTTATCGATAAAG GTTTATCATTCGATTCCTCTCTGTACGAGTATTCTATCAATTCATGGAGCGGAAGCACCTGGGATGAAGCGGAAAAAAAATGTACGGAGAAAGGCATGCATTTAGCCACAGTGTCGAATCAAGCTGAACTAAACCACATTCATAGTTTAATACGTGATTGGTATAAAGAAAACGCACACTGGATCGGACTGAACGATAAACAGAAAGAAGGCGACTGGAGATGGGAAGATGGATCTTCTTCGAATTTCACAAAGTGGAGAAGTGGTGAACCAAACGGACAGACTAGAGAAAATTGTGTTGCAATTGTCAATAAAGAGTTTCTCGATATGCCATGTTCTGCTTCATATGTGCACTCCGTGTGCAAGAAAACAT TGCCTTGTGGGTTATGCAAAGAAAATGGCGGAGGTTGTAATGCTAACAAAACATGCGAATGTCCATCAAGCAAGAGTGGACGTTACTGCGAGAAAG ACAAGAACGAATGTGCTTACAACAACGGGGGCTGTGAACATCATTGTTTAAATAACAAAGGAAGTTACTCATGCAGTTGTAAACCGGGTTATAAATTGGATGCAAATGCCAGATCATGCACCG aCGTTGACGAATGTGCTGGAAGTCATGGCTGTGAATCACACTGCGTTAACACGATTGGGAGCTATCAGTGCAGCTGCAACGAGAATGAAATACTTTGGGAAGATGGAAAAACATGCCACA CATCTTTTGACTcttcttggtacgaatattctATCAATTCAAGGAGCGGAAGCACCTGGGATGaagcagaaaaaaaatgtaCGGAGAAAGGCATGCATTTAGCCACAGTGTCGAATCAAGCTGAACTAAACCACATTCATAGTTTAATACGTGATTGGTATAAAGAAAACGCACACTGGATCGGACTGAACGATAAACAGAGAGAAGGCGACTGGAGATGGGAAGATGGATCTTCTTCGAATTTCACAAAGTGGAGAAGTGGTGAACCAAACGGACAGACTAGAGAAAATTGTGTTGCAATTGTCAATAAAGAGTTTCTCGATATGCCATGTTCTGCTTCATATGTGCACTCCGTGTGCAAGAAAACGA TAGCACCGTGCGGATTGTGCGTTAAAAATGGTGGGAGTTGTGCTGGGCGCAGATGCATATGTCCAGCGGGAATGACGGGCAAATCTTGTGAAAAAG ATAAAAACGAATGCACTAACGAGAACGGAGGTTGTGAACAAGACTGCTTCAACACATTTGGAAGTTATTCATGTGGCTGCAGAGTCGGTTATAAATTGGATGTGGACGCAAAGTCGTGCAACG ATGTGGATGAATGTGCTGGAAGTAATGGCTGTAAGTCACGCTGTGTAAACACTGCTGGAAGTTACTTCTGCGCATGCGAAGAAGGCGAAACACTTGGAAGAGACGGAAGAACATGTCATG ATGCTAACCAGATATGTGAAATGGAAGATCGTGGTTGTGAATTCAAATGCAACAACGACGGGAAGGGTTCATACTTTTGCTCGTGCGACAAAGGATTTGGTTTGACTTCAGATCATAAGACATGCAAAG agGTATATGATCCTGATCGATTTGTGTACAGTTCGATTACAATACACTGGGTGAAAGGATGGTCGAATGCCAGAAAACAGTGTTTCAGTAGAGGAGGTGATTTGATCAGCATTACAAGTTCTGAAGAACAAGAATATTTAAACAATGTTGTCCTGAACAAGTTGTTAACAGATTATGCAGTTTGGATTGGCTTAAATGACAGACATAGAAATGGAGATTGGGTGTGGTCAGATGGTTCCGTTGTTAATTACACAAACTGGGTATCAAGTAGAAAGGACGCTGATAGTGGCAAACATTGTGGTGTTCAGGTAAACGAAGCATGGCGACCAATGTTATGCGGCTCAGACAAAGTGTACAGTTACGTttgcaaaagaaaaa ACCACTGTTACAAGCATTGCAAAAATAATGCGAAGTGTCAACAGTCCAATACAGAAGCCGTATGTATATGTACAAATGGTTACACAGGACCAACCTGCAATGAAG atttaaacgAATGCGAGTTAATCGAGGGATTGTGCCAGTACAGGTGTGTAAATACTAAGGGATCATACAAGTGTGTGTGTCCAAATAGTGCAGTGCTGGGACAAGATGGCCGTGCTTGCAAAG ACAAAAATGATGTTTGTGGAGTAACCATCCATGGGTGTGGACAGTTGTGTGAAAATGATGGGAAAGGAGGATTTACTTGTAGCTGTAGGAATGGATATTTGCTGGACTTCGACAACAAAACTTGTACAG ATATCAATGAATGCGAAGTAAATAATGGCGGATGTGGAGAAGCACAGTGCGTTAACAGTCCTGGACATCATTTCTGTCAATGCAAGGTGGATTACGACTACATCAATGGTCACCCAACTTGTGCAG AATACTCCCCAAACAATCAAAGGTATTATGTCTCATCTAAAGTAGCAACATTTCAGAAAGCCCGCTCTCTTTGTACCAGCCTTGGTGGCTATATCACCACAATTTCTGGCGAAGGGGAATTACAACACATAACCAAAAGACTGGATAAATCTAAAATTTACTGgattggattgaaatatttaaacGAGAAACGAATGTGGGAGCATGGCAGTTTTAATTTCTCTCTCGTCAATTTCACTGGTATATCGGGAGAGAAATGCGTAGGGTTGATTAGGGAACCTGAATTTCCCATTGCAAGATGGAAGATAGAAAATTGCGcaacaaaattcaattttgtctGTAAATTACCAC GTGAGCAACCAGTCGTACCGCAGCATTACAAGTATCAAAAGATCGGTAACAAATTTAATTGGTTCGATGCTAACAAAGCATGCATAAGTGCTGGTGGGAGTCTCGTTACCATCCGTAACATGATCGAGCAAACACATATCGAGTCACTGATTGACGATAATGATAACTACTGGATTGGTTTGTCCAATACTACTCCAAAGAAGTCACTAGCTTGGATTGATGGGCATCTCTCAATTAGATACAAGAATTACCTACATCAAGATTTAGACTTTTCAAAGACACAATGTGCAGCGATTTCTAAATTAAATCAGTGGAAATGGGAATTTACGTCCTgtgatgaagaaaaaaaaccttTGTGCAGGATTCCAT ACTTTCAATTTTCATcctcaaaatattttctttctgaCATACCAATGGATCAGCTTCACTCACGATATTATTGTTCTTCCCTGGGTGGATCACTAACTTCTGTGACAAACTCAGTTGAGCAAATATTCTTAAATACAAAACTAACTGTTGGTCGCTCATACTGGAATGGACTGCAGAAAACAGACGGACACCAGAGTTGGCAATGGAGTGATAATTCCCAATTTAATTATCAGTACTGGTTGGGGGATTCCCACAACGACAGATGTGTAATAATGACAACTGAATCACAAGGGAAATGGCAGGATACGAGCTGTGATGACTTTCACTACGCAATTTGTAAAGTAAAGT ACCATATGATTGATGGCTACAAATACATTATTCCAAATAATTTTGTGGACTGGAAAACGGCGGAGAGACGTTGTGCATATCTTCAGGGACACTTGGCTAGCATACCTACTAGCGACGTTCAAAAAAGATTGGAACAAATTATAAGTAATGACAGATACTGGTTGGGTTATCATCGCAACTCAAGAGTATGGACGTGGTCTGATCAATCCTTCTCTCAATATCGTCACAGTACACCGGGTACAGGGGATTGCATGTCAATGAGCACAAGCACAAGTGGGTGGTGGAAGCCAACTGATTGCACTGAGAAGATGAATTACATCTGTAAAGTGAAAG ATTATCCTTTCAACAATTTTCATTATAAAGTTGTTGACACACCACGTACATGGGACAACGCACGTCAGTCATGCTGGGAAGAGAATGGCGAGTTGGTTAGCATAGCGAGTCAATACGAGGAAAAGCTAATTCGGGATATGACAGATAAAAATCAATATTGGATTGGCCTGAACGATCACGTCCAGACTGACAAGTTTGTTTGGACTGATGGTGAACCCGTCACTTACTGGAACTTGCCTGCGACTAAAAGAGGACTCGGCGAACACTGTGTCCAAATCACGAAAAACGTGGATAGTTTACAAAATGTGAAATCAGATTGGACGACAGCGCCATGccattttctaaagaaatacGTCTGTAAAATACCAC GATATCAAACACGTCGCTTCTTCTACCAACTTTCTGATCGCGCCGTGAGCAAAGAACGGGCAGTGGACTTGTGTGATGTTTACAATGGGAAATTACTGAGCATGCGCAAAAGCTATGACAAAGACTGCTTGAACATTGGACGCGATGAAGATAAAGGAGAATGGGTCGAGCGAGCATGTCAATCGAATATGCAGTTTGCGTGTCGTAGGAGCA agTTCAGCGCGGATAATAGCTCTTATGTCATTCCTGATATGAAGTTAAGCTGGCCTGAAGCGAGGACTTATTGTTTACGATTTGGTGGGACGTTAAGCGATGTATTATATAAAGAAGAAGCCGTTCATGTCGCTAATCAAATCAAACCTGACACTTCGTACTGGATTG GTTTGCATGACATTATTACTGAGAATCACTACACCTGGACTTCTGGTGCACATTTTGTTTATTCACGCCTCGGTAAAGATGACAACAATGCGAGAACTAAAAATTGTTTCTACGTCATAAAGCCAAGTAAACATGAGAGCGTCTGGTACAGTTCCAAATGCACagagaaaaagaagtttatctGTAAAACTCctg TTTCGTTCGCCCAACAAAATTACCACTATATTATATCAACCTCCTCAAAATCCGCTGAATTGGCCAGAAAAGATTGTATACGTCGTGGAGCAGACTTAACATCCGTTTTCAACAAGCTAGAGAACAAGCATATCGCTTCCTTGCTTTCTCCAGATAAGGAGTATTGGATAGGGTTGACCGACCTAACTGAAGAAGGCAGATACGCATGGTACGATGGAACATTAACAAAGTACAGGAATTGGGCAGCAAACGAACCAGTTGGCCGTTCTTCATCTAATTGTGTTACGATTCAAGGAAGTGGTCAGTGGAAGAACATTCCTTGCAATTATCAACGGAGATATATTTGCCGTGCACCAA gcTTTATATCGGACTTCAGATTAGAAGggg GTGAATTTAAAGCAAGGCGTTACCATGCATGGGTAAATGGCGGCACATGGAGTGGTACAAACGATCTTAATACTTACCAGGGTGGAAAAACAGCTTGTGAGAGCAATGGAGGATTCTTAGCTAGTGTGCGGGATCAGGATGAACTGGATTGGTTTAAATCCCACATCTGGGTGATGAACTCCTACAATTTCTATCTCGGAAAAAATCCAACTTCACGAAGCACTTGGGATGATGGTTTTTTGATGCAGTATTTCAAGTGGTCATCTGGACAACCTGACCAATCGAACGGGAGATTGTGTTTAACAATTAGCCGAAAATATGACATGAAATACACCACCTGTTCTGTGCACCAAGGATATCTCTGCAAAAAAGCTA acttgTGTTTTTTGAAGCCTTGTAAGAATCTTGGCACTTGTACGTACAAGAATGGCGGGAGAGAATTTCAATGCACATGTAAGCCAGGTTTCAGTGGAACGTTTTGCGAATATG GATCAACAGCGCTGAACAATTTCAAGGCGAAATTCCAAGAACTATTTAAACACGTGGTGGATAAAAACACTGACAGCATTTCACAACACGTGGATATATTACGCGATGCTGGTACCGATGATGAGTGCGAAAGTCAGTCATACTCCGAACTGTTCTGCAAAATTAAACAAGCAAAAGACATAATTTCAAATCACTTATCTTTACTTATCAATGCAGCTAAAAACGATTGGTCGACAGAGAAGGCAATGCAAAGGCGCAGTACTCTAATTGTTTGGTTTGTTGCTCATCAAGTTAATGTCGGTAACGCCAACTTACAGGATATAACGAAAGATGTACTTGGTCTCGTATACAAATATGTAACTCAAAACGACATAATCAATTTAGGTAAACTAGCAAACTTGCTTCCAGGAACACAGATCGAATTGATTAAAGCACCGATATCCATCACGACTGCTTCGCCTTTTGACGGTGATATCAATGCTGTTTTTAAAAACGCTTTTGCCAGCGTAACCGATTTTCTAGCTGTGTTGCAAAGAGGTGattctaaaaataaagtaattatCTCACAGTacaatttaaaagaaaagttaaaattggCAAAGCTCGACGCGATCAATGGTCAAGTGAAAGTAAGCGCACTGCAGATTAAGCGAGAGCTTTCGAAGTTCAAGAACGATCTGAAGGATTTTATATACAACAATAATGCTGCTCGATTCGCAGCGGTTGGACGTTACTTTAACGAATTAGCAGACTTCGACAGAGAAAAGAATTCCGCCGACATCGGCTTCATCAGAAATCGGCTGAAtaattttaaaagcgatatgcgTACAACGTCATCTGAGATCAATCGGCGTTTAGTTGCCATGGTAAAAGGAGCGTTAGCTGCTACGGGTTTGGAATTAATTGAAAAAACAGCATTATTAATTGCAGAAATGATTGCAGCCGCCAATCCTTTTAAATTGGATAAAGTTAACGACAACGTGGATGCTGCTAATAAAGTGGCGCAAGCAGTGACGAACGTCATTCGCGCTGATAAGGTACGTCGAGCTCTCTCCAATGTTGCCAAGAGAGCATCATGGATAAATTCGAGATACGCAACTAACAACCTTAACATTGTGAAAGTAGAACGTTTAGTTGCTCATCTGGATAAGCATTTCGAAATAGCATCTGTCACTACTGAAACGGAAAAAACCCTAACAGTCTCTGTGGAAAACTTTCTGAAGCTCTACGAAGGTTATTCCCCTGCCATTCGCCGGGATGAAATCGAATCGTTTGGTGTAGATCTTGAGACTCTCGTAGAGGAATGTTGTGATGTGATGTTTGCAGGTGAAGGTATTCTGTCTGCCATTCCAGAGATTGTTTTTGCAACTCGCGCAGATTGCTTGAAAACACAAGCGTATGTCAGCAGACTCATCTCCCTGAATACTGAACTTTATGATTATCAGTTCGATTTATTGGAATCGCTTTCTCAAGCAGTTCGTTCATACATCGCATCTTTACATTCAAAGAAACTGAGTCAAAAATTCGAGAAAGCTAAAGCGAGAAAGCCATTCAGCGCTATCGAAGATGCAAGCTTTAAGGAAATGGCTGTAGGACTTGTCTTAACATCTCGATTGTATTTTCTGCAAATCATTTTCCAATTCTGCGATTACCGTGAATATTTAAATGCTGGGATACGACCCGAGGAATGTTCTAGGGTCGTGGAAAACTTGTCAGATAATGAGATAAACACTCTTATTTCTCTTGAACCAAAAACGTGTGAACGACAACGCAAAGTTAGTGCCATTATTCCAACCTCTGCGACACCTCTATACTCATTCTCACATATCCCTCTGGATGATCTGTACGAAGGAAAGAAAATAAAGTTTCAAATACCCAACGTTGATTGGTTAATCCGTTACGGCTGGGTGTTTCCACACGATGCCGAAAAAAAGGCTTATTATTTACGTGAGTTTAAATTAATGCTGCCTGACATTACATCGCAAAGGAGGGACATTAAAATCACTACACAATGGTCGGAGCCCGTCCAGTTGTTTCCTAAAAACGACGGAACTAGCTACCTTATTCCACCCGGCAGCCTTCGGTTCGAATATCAAGAAAATACAAATTGCGATTTCAACGAGCAGTTTTACAACCCGTATGATTTGTGTGGCGACCCCAGTTTACAGCTTTGTCAGATCAGCCATCCAAATAAGCTGATTGTTTATCCTTCAGTTTTTTCGCCTTTTATAATTTCTGCTGGCATATTTGGAAAACACATCAAAAAACCGAAATTTGCttcaaagtttaatttaaaagttGACATAACGTTGTGTGAAATATCACGCGATATTGGTGATGCCACAAGTGGCATGCAACGAATGTTCGTGGCGCCACCACAATGTTGTGTGAAAACGCGTTGTAATGAAACGATTCCGAACCGATACTGGAACGAAGATTTGGTTCATCCTGCGTGCAGTTCATGTCCAGAAGGATACCATGCCTCTAAAACTggctttgtttgttttgtataa